From Coriobacteriia bacterium, the proteins below share one genomic window:
- a CDS encoding 4Fe-4S binding protein, with amino-acid sequence MADFLDDLIGLQKEFKAITDDIETETADLRGVSVDKKAAELWSPGDYKVVPKANVSMCVRCLEPEASCDLCEQVCPTNAIEFTDDGDVDITSDCRKCGLCVAACPTDALTSTLYSPRIAYDKICKAAEANEMVYVTCTRSLKHAPADGMVVLPCVGAISAETWYAILCEYGNVGVYLPPHICDKCRTTGGEDFYTEQIGCGESWSGETVDLETKEKNLVLEVDHKIERKQFVSSTAKSLGMTAASVTPLTAKLARAGQKIAAHSKQITNLQKALDRMCGGANSEEKARVLVPRRQLLLVALADHPDTAENILFDLPQMTDACTGCGTCAELCPTRAIDIKDGKATVVSSHCVTCSLCADVCPEEGAVEFVEVDARRLIVDDPETRKKVADKEREAKQREEARQKTKEYGKKALDFLEGQADIIEEEEREEAQRKAEHAAKPKAKASAHEADGEKA; translated from the coding sequence ATGGCGGACTTTCTTGACGATCTGATCGGCCTGCAGAAGGAGTTCAAGGCCATCACCGACGACATCGAGACCGAGACGGCCGACCTGCGCGGCGTTTCGGTCGACAAAAAGGCGGCGGAGCTGTGGAGCCCGGGCGACTACAAGGTCGTGCCCAAGGCAAACGTCTCCATGTGCGTGCGCTGCCTCGAGCCTGAAGCGAGCTGCGACCTGTGCGAGCAGGTGTGCCCGACGAACGCCATCGAGTTCACTGACGACGGCGACGTCGACATCACGTCGGACTGCCGCAAGTGCGGCCTGTGCGTCGCGGCGTGCCCGACGGACGCCCTGACGTCGACGCTGTACAGCCCGCGCATCGCCTACGACAAGATCTGCAAGGCGGCCGAGGCCAACGAGATGGTCTACGTCACGTGCACGCGTTCGCTCAAGCACGCGCCGGCGGACGGCATGGTCGTGCTGCCGTGCGTCGGCGCCATCTCGGCCGAGACGTGGTACGCCATCCTGTGCGAGTACGGCAATGTCGGCGTCTACCTGCCGCCGCACATCTGCGACAAGTGCCGCACGACGGGCGGCGAGGACTTCTACACCGAGCAGATCGGCTGCGGCGAGTCGTGGTCGGGCGAGACGGTCGACCTGGAGACGAAGGAAAAGAACCTCGTGCTCGAGGTCGACCACAAGATCGAGCGCAAGCAGTTCGTCAGCAGCACGGCCAAGTCGCTCGGCATGACGGCGGCGAGCGTGACGCCGCTCACGGCCAAGCTCGCGCGCGCCGGCCAAAAGATCGCCGCGCACTCCAAGCAGATCACGAACCTGCAGAAGGCGCTCGACCGCATGTGCGGAGGCGCGAACTCCGAGGAGAAGGCGCGCGTGCTCGTGCCGCGCCGCCAGCTTCTGCTCGTGGCGCTGGCCGACCACCCCGACACGGCGGAAAACATCCTGTTCGACCTGCCGCAGATGACCGACGCGTGCACGGGCTGCGGCACGTGCGCCGAGCTCTGCCCGACACGCGCCATCGACATCAAGGACGGCAAGGCGACGGTCGTGTCGAGCCACTGCGTGACGTGCAGCTTGTGCGCCGACGTCTGCCCCGAGGAGGGCGCCGTCGAGTTCGTTGAGGTCGACGCCCGCAGGCTCATCGTCGACGACCCCGAGACGCGCAAGAAGGTGGCCGACAAGGAGCGCGAGGCCAAGCAGCGCGAGGAGGCCCGCCAGAAGACGAAGGAGTACGGCAAGAAGGCGCTGGACTTCCTGGAGGGGCAGGCCGACATCATCGAGGAGGAAGAGCGAGAGGAAGCGCAGCGCAAGGCGGAGCACGCGGCAAAGCCCAAGGCGAAGGCGAGCGCGCACGAGGCGGACGGCGAGAAGGCATAA
- a CDS encoding FMN-binding protein, translating into MSDEEKVNAPVTGSPEAPAAGGTVVRKAKHWPVVISAIAVVAIAVLVAFLHWHEEPTFCNAFCHQPMDRYVEGYYSQDMSMEAAVHEQNGVTCLGCHWTQAKMMDLVNEVVVWATDGFTDPLHDETGIANDEFCGKCHDGVTAPTKESATADMPYDPHNIPADVAMHQTAGADGGAIICSDCHKAHKASTMMCAECHADYFNAENGTIPEGWAVPEDAKAQVSEKYGIFDPHNYPTDVAMHQTAGADGGPIACADCHKPAGEQSVMICAQCHADSFTTENGLVPEGWVVPEGAIDVLSMAAAAAAEPEEDSSAASADVSAVADGTYTGEAQGMESTIKVSVTVAGGKITELTAEGQETEGIGSKALDELPGAIVAAGTTDGVDGIAGATVTSKAIFDATNAALGGGSSDDAAASDGAVDVSAIADGTYEGTGKGIGGDVPVSVTVAGGKITEVTVGDNAETQGIGTNAIEQLPEAIVAANGTAGVDVVSGATVTSKAIFDAVDAALASA; encoded by the coding sequence ATGTCAGACGAGGAGAAGGTGAACGCCCCAGTCACCGGTTCCCCCGAGGCGCCGGCCGCCGGCGGCACCGTGGTCAGGAAGGCCAAGCATTGGCCTGTCGTGATCTCGGCCATCGCTGTTGTGGCCATCGCCGTGCTGGTTGCATTCTTGCACTGGCATGAGGAGCCGACGTTCTGCAACGCGTTCTGCCACCAGCCCATGGATCGCTATGTCGAGGGCTACTACAGCCAGGACATGTCCATGGAGGCGGCTGTCCACGAGCAGAACGGCGTGACGTGCCTGGGTTGCCACTGGACGCAGGCCAAGATGATGGACCTGGTCAACGAGGTTGTCGTGTGGGCCACCGATGGCTTCACCGACCCGCTGCACGATGAGACGGGCATCGCCAACGACGAGTTCTGCGGCAAGTGCCATGACGGCGTGACGGCTCCTACGAAGGAGTCCGCGACGGCCGACATGCCCTACGATCCGCACAACATCCCGGCTGACGTCGCCATGCACCAGACGGCCGGCGCTGACGGCGGTGCGATCATCTGCTCCGACTGCCACAAGGCCCACAAGGCGTCCACGATGATGTGCGCCGAGTGCCACGCTGACTACTTCAACGCCGAGAACGGCACCATTCCTGAGGGTTGGGCTGTCCCTGAGGACGCCAAGGCTCAGGTTTCGGAGAAGTACGGCATCTTTGATCCGCACAACTACCCGACCGACGTCGCCATGCACCAGACGGCTGGCGCCGACGGCGGTCCCATTGCGTGCGCCGACTGCCACAAGCCTGCGGGCGAGCAGTCTGTCATGATCTGCGCTCAGTGCCACGCCGACTCGTTCACGACCGAGAACGGCCTCGTGCCCGAGGGTTGGGTTGTGCCTGAGGGTGCCATCGACGTTCTGAGCATGGCTGCCGCTGCGGCTGCCGAGCCCGAGGAGGACAGCTCCGCTGCGTCCGCTGACGTGAGCGCTGTCGCCGACGGCACGTACACCGGCGAGGCCCAGGGCATGGAGTCCACCATCAAGGTCTCGGTGACCGTTGCCGGCGGCAAGATCACCGAGCTCACGGCCGAGGGCCAGGAGACCGAGGGCATCGGCTCCAAGGCGCTCGACGAGCTGCCCGGCGCCATCGTGGCCGCCGGCACGACGGATGGCGTCGACGGCATTGCCGGCGCGACCGTCACCTCCAAGGCCATCTTCGACGCGACGAACGCCGCACTGGGTGGCGGCTCCTCTGACGACGCGGCCGCCTCTGACGGCGCCGTGGACGTGAGCGCTATCGCCGATGGCACGTACGAGGGCACGGGCAAGGGCATCGGCGGCGACGTTCCCGTGAGCGTCACCGTTGCCGGCGGCAAGATCACCGAGGTCACCGTTGGTGACAACGCCGAGACGCAGGGCATCGGCACGAACGCCATCGAGCAGCTGCCCGAGGCCATCGTTGCTGCCAACGGCACCGCTGGCGTTGACGTCGTGTCCGGCGCGACCGTGACGTCGAAGGCCATCTTCGACGCCGTGGACGCCGCTCTGGCGAGCGCGTAA
- the ychF gene encoding redox-regulated ATPase YchF produces the protein MSLSIGIVGLPNVGKSTLFTALTKQGGLAANYPFATIDPNVGIVDVPDPRLQKLADIVHPGRIVPATVEFVDIAGLVKGASEGEGLGNQFLANIREADAICEVVRYFSDPDVVHVAGKVDPASDVDTIGTELILADMGTIERALPKAEKEAHRGDKLSVTKLATMKRLSAWFDEGKPARLMDMTDDEKASVHDLFLLTMKPILYVANVDEDGLTADLAPIDGVKPLPICAQVEAELSELSDEEAAEYLESLGLEESGLAHLARAAYQLLGLQSFFTAGEMEVKAWTVRIGATAPQAAGVIHSDFERGFIKAETISYEDYVALGGEAGARAAGRLRMEGKDYVVADGDVMHFRFNV, from the coding sequence ATGTCCCTCTCCATCGGCATCGTCGGCCTGCCCAACGTCGGCAAGTCAACTCTGTTCACGGCTCTCACAAAGCAGGGCGGTCTTGCGGCGAACTACCCGTTCGCCACGATCGACCCCAACGTCGGCATCGTCGACGTGCCTGACCCCCGTCTCCAGAAGCTGGCCGACATCGTGCACCCAGGGCGCATCGTTCCGGCGACGGTCGAGTTCGTTGACATCGCAGGCCTCGTGAAGGGCGCGAGCGAGGGAGAGGGGCTCGGAAACCAGTTCCTCGCCAACATTCGTGAAGCCGACGCTATCTGCGAGGTTGTTCGATACTTCTCCGACCCTGACGTCGTGCACGTGGCGGGCAAGGTCGACCCAGCGAGCGACGTCGACACGATCGGCACCGAGCTCATCCTGGCTGACATGGGCACGATCGAGCGCGCGCTGCCGAAGGCCGAGAAAGAGGCGCACCGCGGCGACAAGCTCAGCGTGACGAAGCTCGCCACGATGAAGCGCCTCTCCGCATGGTTTGATGAGGGCAAGCCCGCTCGCCTCATGGACATGACTGATGACGAGAAGGCGAGTGTTCACGACCTGTTTCTGCTGACGATGAAGCCGATCCTCTACGTCGCCAACGTCGACGAGGACGGTCTGACGGCTGACCTCGCTCCTATTGATGGCGTGAAGCCGCTGCCCATCTGTGCCCAGGTCGAGGCGGAGCTCTCTGAGCTGTCCGACGAGGAGGCCGCCGAGTACCTCGAGAGCCTCGGGCTTGAGGAGAGCGGCCTGGCCCACCTGGCGCGCGCGGCCTATCAGCTGCTTGGCCTGCAGTCGTTCTTCACGGCCGGCGAGATGGAGGTCAAGGCGTGGACGGTGCGCATCGGCGCGACGGCGCCTCAGGCGGCCGGCGTCATCCACTCCGACTTCGAGCGCGGTTTCATCAAGGCGGAGACGATCTCGTATGAGGACTACGTCGCGCTCGGTGGCGAGGCGGGAGCCAGGGCTGCGGGCAGGCTGCGCATGGAGGGCAAGGACTACGTGGTGGCTGACGGCGACGTCATGCACTTCCGCTTCAACGTGTAA
- a CDS encoding DUF308 domain-containing protein, whose protein sequence is MTTTEAYIIEPERKSKHYKWWFVALGAVITLLGVACLIWPAPALMAVAITAGIGFLAAGVSAIAAFFDMGGFAPLSGWSLLNGIIDVLLGVMFLVEPMVGGITVAWMVGIFVVVAGVMDGVASWRMRGITGNGMCALGIVGAVLTVIFGILMMAMPALFIIYLGCMLVMRGIIIVVAAFQISAFVKRLKS, encoded by the coding sequence ATGACGACCACCGAAGCCTACATCATCGAGCCAGAACGAAAGTCAAAGCACTACAAGTGGTGGTTTGTGGCGCTGGGGGCTGTCATCACGCTGTTGGGCGTCGCCTGCCTCATCTGGCCGGCCCCCGCGCTCATGGCGGTGGCGATTACGGCGGGTATCGGCTTTCTTGCAGCGGGCGTCAGCGCCATCGCGGCGTTCTTTGACATGGGAGGTTTCGCCCCGCTCAGCGGATGGTCGCTGCTCAACGGCATCATTGACGTACTGCTCGGCGTCATGTTCCTTGTCGAGCCCATGGTTGGCGGCATCACGGTTGCATGGATGGTGGGCATCTTCGTCGTGGTCGCCGGCGTCATGGACGGTGTGGCGAGCTGGCGCATGCGCGGCATCACCGGAAATGGCATGTGCGCCCTGGGTATCGTGGGCGCCGTGCTGACCGTCATCTTTGGCATCCTCATGATGGCTATGCCGGCGCTCTTCATCATCTACCTCGGGTGCATGCTCGTCATGCGCGGCATCATAATCGTGGTGGCCGCCTTCCAGATCTCCGCGTTCGTCAAGCGCCTCAAGTCCTAG
- the rhaM gene encoding L-rhamnose mutarotase, whose amino-acid sequence MAEENPRRTADGYVIEGFKMKLFPGFKEEYERRHNELWPEMADMLHEYGARNYSIFIDPDSDTLFGYIEVKDPAHYDTSAQTEVCKRWWHFMASVMETNPDESPVSTDLHCAFHLD is encoded by the coding sequence ATGGCTGAGGAGAATCCACGTCGCACAGCGGATGGATACGTGATCGAGGGCTTCAAGATGAAGCTCTTCCCCGGCTTCAAGGAGGAGTACGAGCGGCGCCACAACGAGCTGTGGCCCGAGATGGCCGACATGCTCCACGAGTACGGCGCACGCAACTACTCGATCTTCATCGACCCTGACTCCGACACACTCTTTGGCTACATCGAGGTCAAGGACCCGGCACACTACGACACAAGCGCTCAGACCGAGGTGTGCAAGCGCTGGTGGCACTTCATGGCATCCGTCATGGAGACCAACCCGGACGAGAGCCCCGTCTCCACCGATCTGCACTGCGCCTTTCACCTCGACTAG
- a CDS encoding MFS transporter, with product MPRACKRPESVALKHDGLAARPIHHPERGAAVSSDPSARESRKSTIAVSLTNFLDSGCIVGSSVCLSAWAVAFGFGSLWTSILGAIGANAFGAAIGALVGGFLTDRYGRTIIYKFNLLVYALGVLLMMCAVNLPMVVLGIVISGLSVGAGVPASWSYISETSQSTQRAANIGISQFAWSMGPAAIFALSLVLSFVFPAFGADGKTLLAAGTYGPFDGLLASRIIMAVLFVIALIAWNLQRKLKESQDWAEKRAQESSHEGFGSMMARALKNSVNVKTILFLVCVYLTWNLVAGSNGQFMPYLYKAAGNLNDTTISLLSTAQWVLCAVCSLVIFSKLGDKISHRVLFGVSALLALLSWAVMAYFGTQFDPNGANESLGWVLWAYVILWGVSAGFSAQCFYALWSTELFPTQYRGGVQGIMFFLVRGVLGIWSIVAVGIIDVSTNAGFTTIAVIMCGFLAISLIVGVVGCPKTQGRTLDEITRERYGSNL from the coding sequence ATGCCACGCGCTTGCAAACGCCCGGAAAGTGTCGCCCTGAAGCACGACGGCCTGGCCGCACGCCCTATTCATCATCCCGAGAGGGGAGCTGCCGTGTCATCCGATCCATCGGCAAGGGAGAGTAGGAAGAGCACCATCGCCGTGTCATTGACGAACTTCCTGGACTCCGGCTGCATCGTAGGTTCTAGCGTCTGCCTGAGCGCGTGGGCCGTCGCGTTTGGCTTTGGCTCGCTGTGGACGTCCATTCTCGGTGCCATCGGCGCCAACGCGTTCGGCGCCGCCATCGGCGCCCTTGTCGGAGGCTTTCTGACCGACCGTTACGGGCGAACGATCATCTACAAGTTCAACCTGCTCGTCTACGCACTCGGCGTACTGCTCATGATGTGTGCCGTCAACCTGCCCATGGTCGTGCTCGGCATCGTCATCTCCGGCCTGTCCGTCGGCGCCGGCGTGCCCGCCTCGTGGAGCTACATCTCCGAGACCTCGCAGTCCACGCAGCGCGCCGCCAACATCGGCATCTCGCAGTTCGCCTGGTCCATGGGCCCCGCGGCCATCTTCGCGCTATCGCTCGTGCTCTCCTTCGTGTTCCCGGCGTTCGGCGCCGACGGCAAGACACTGCTCGCAGCGGGGACGTACGGCCCGTTTGACGGCCTGCTCGCTTCGCGCATCATCATGGCCGTGCTCTTCGTCATCGCGCTTATCGCATGGAACCTGCAGCGCAAGCTCAAGGAGTCGCAGGACTGGGCCGAGAAGCGCGCCCAAGAGTCCAGCCATGAGGGCTTTGGCTCCATGATGGCCCGCGCCCTCAAGAACAGCGTCAACGTCAAGACGATCCTGTTCCTCGTGTGCGTCTACCTCACGTGGAACCTCGTGGCCGGCAGCAACGGCCAGTTCATGCCCTACCTTTACAAGGCGGCCGGCAACCTGAACGACACGACGATCTCGCTGCTCTCGACGGCGCAGTGGGTCCTGTGCGCCGTGTGCTCGCTCGTCATCTTCTCCAAGCTCGGCGACAAGATTTCCCACCGCGTGCTGTTTGGCGTCTCCGCCCTGCTCGCGTTGCTTTCCTGGGCCGTCATGGCGTACTTCGGCACGCAGTTCGACCCGAACGGCGCCAACGAGAGCCTCGGTTGGGTTCTGTGGGCCTACGTCATCCTCTGGGGCGTCTCCGCTGGCTTCTCCGCCCAGTGCTTCTACGCGCTGTGGTCGACCGAGCTCTTCCCGACGCAGTATCGCGGCGGCGTTCAGGGCATCATGTTTTTCCTCGTGCGCGGCGTGCTCGGCATCTGGTCCATCGTGGCTGTCGGCATCATCGACGTCTCGACCAACGCGGGCTTTACGACCATTGCCGTCATCATGTGCGGTTTCCTCGCGATCTCGCTGATCGTCGGCGTCGTCGGATGCCCGAAGACGCAGGGCCGCACGCTCGACGAGATCACCCGTGAGCGCTACGGCTCCAACCTGTAG
- the pyk gene encoding pyruvate kinase — protein MARRTKIVCTLGSASDSERVLEGMVAAGMDVARVNLSYGCREEVRARVERLKRVRTRLKSHVALMFDTKGPEVRTGALADNRPVRLVAGMRFTLTPRAVQGTARIVSQTYPDLARHVGPGTIILLDSGRIELAVDEVAGDDVVCTVQTTGELGPHKALNVPGTPLDLPAITDADRDDILYGIEAGIDYLALSFVRDAACVETARAFLAEHGDAGIKIIAKIEDAEGVENLDEIVAAADGVMIARGDLGLEVPFERVPGIQHRVVAACNRRYKPVIVATQILDSMVRNPSPTRAEVSDVASAIADGADALLLSVGTAAGKYPVETVRALDKVACAAEDGLDESTHLDDHARNAAEGVVSSVAIAAAQTAERVGARCIVTPTMEGKTARMVSSFRSALPVYAVTPREETARRLMLYWGVTPLIGDVEGPADKVIANARQVLVDAGLLAVGDVAVFTAGDRATSPVVGSSTMTNMMYVVQVK, from the coding sequence ATGGCACGAAGGACGAAGATCGTCTGTACCCTGGGCAGCGCTAGTGACAGCGAACGCGTGCTGGAGGGGATGGTCGCAGCCGGCATGGACGTGGCTCGCGTAAACCTCTCGTATGGGTGCCGCGAAGAGGTGCGCGCCCGAGTCGAGCGTCTCAAGCGCGTGCGCACGCGGCTCAAGTCACACGTCGCGCTCATGTTCGACACAAAGGGGCCCGAGGTACGCACCGGCGCGCTTGCCGACAACCGGCCCGTGCGCCTCGTGGCTGGCATGCGCTTCACGCTGACGCCGCGTGCGGTGCAGGGCACCGCCCGCATCGTCTCGCAAACCTACCCGGATCTGGCGCGCCACGTGGGGCCCGGCACGATCATCCTTCTGGACAGTGGCCGTATCGAGCTCGCCGTTGACGAGGTGGCGGGCGACGACGTCGTCTGCACGGTGCAGACGACGGGCGAGCTTGGCCCGCACAAGGCGCTCAACGTGCCCGGGACGCCGCTCGACCTGCCGGCCATCACCGACGCCGATCGCGACGACATCCTTTACGGTATCGAGGCCGGCATCGATTATCTGGCCCTGTCGTTCGTGCGCGACGCCGCGTGCGTTGAGACGGCCCGGGCGTTTCTGGCGGAGCATGGCGATGCTGGCATCAAGATCATCGCGAAGATCGAGGATGCCGAGGGTGTCGAGAACCTCGACGAGATCGTGGCGGCTGCCGACGGCGTGATGATCGCACGCGGTGATCTGGGCCTCGAGGTGCCTTTCGAGCGGGTGCCCGGCATCCAGCACCGCGTCGTGGCGGCGTGCAACCGGCGGTACAAGCCGGTCATCGTGGCGACGCAGATTCTCGACTCCATGGTACGCAACCCCAGCCCGACGCGCGCGGAGGTCTCCGACGTGGCAAGCGCCATCGCGGATGGGGCAGACGCGCTGCTGCTCTCGGTGGGCACGGCGGCCGGCAAGTACCCCGTCGAGACCGTTCGCGCCCTGGACAAGGTTGCCTGCGCTGCCGAGGACGGGCTTGACGAAAGCACGCACCTCGACGACCACGCGCGCAACGCGGCAGAGGGCGTCGTGAGCTCGGTTGCCATCGCCGCAGCCCAGACGGCGGAGCGCGTGGGGGCGCGCTGCATCGTGACGCCGACGATGGAGGGCAAGACCGCGCGCATGGTGTCGAGCTTCCGCTCGGCGCTGCCGGTCTATGCGGTGACGCCGCGCGAGGAGACGGCGCGCCGCCTCATGCTGTACTGGGGCGTCACGCCGCTGATCGGCGACGTCGAGGGCCCGGCCGACAAGGTCATTGCGAACGCGCGCCAGGTGCTCGTCGACGCGGGCTTGCTCGCGGTGGGCGACGTCGCGGTGTTCACGGCGGGCGACCGTGCCACGAGTCCCGTCGTTGGCTCTTCGACAATGACGAACATGATGTATGTCGTGCAGGTGAAGTAG
- a CDS encoding rhamnulokinase produces MPTYHLAIDIGASSGRAILGWLASDGRLELREVHRFDNAQCRVDGHDCWDVDMLLEGILDGLARCHECGCEPATMGIDTWGVDFVLLDADGRPTTDAVAYRDARTHGIYAQADALLDPTLHYRLTGIQRQPFNTVYQLLALAGEHPEQVEAATRFLMMPEYLNYLLTGVMANEYTNATTTGMLNARTKDWESGVLEAFGIPAGMFERPVMPGATIGGLLPRWRERVGFDAQVMLPATHDTGSGYLAIPATDADAVYISSGTWSLLGVENEGPITSDAARLQNFTNEGGFQYRFRFLKNIMGLWMIQSIRRELNGVDYVAGKGGDHARAREMAAAMAPDGSAHEFSFPELAELARGCESFTSIVNVNDDAFLAPDSMVDAVCTMCRETGQAEPQSVGEVMQCVYRSLVRCYAEAIEDLSFLTGRRYTSINIVGGGCQDTYLNELTARATGLPVYAGPVEGTALGNLMVQMIAAGEFADLAAARDAIRTSFEIKEIRA; encoded by the coding sequence ATGCCAACCTACCATCTCGCCATCGACATCGGTGCCTCAAGCGGGCGCGCCATCCTGGGCTGGCTCGCTTCTGACGGCCGCCTTGAGCTGCGGGAGGTTCACCGCTTCGACAACGCGCAGTGCCGCGTGGACGGTCATGACTGCTGGGACGTCGATATGCTGCTCGAGGGCATCCTCGACGGCCTGGCACGCTGCCACGAGTGTGGGTGCGAGCCGGCGACGATGGGCATCGACACATGGGGCGTCGACTTCGTGTTGCTCGACGCCGACGGGCGGCCGACGACCGACGCCGTGGCCTACCGCGATGCGCGCACGCACGGCATTTACGCGCAAGCAGACGCCCTGCTCGACCCGACGCTTCACTATCGGCTGACCGGCATCCAGCGCCAGCCGTTCAACACGGTCTATCAACTGTTGGCGTTGGCGGGGGAGCACCCGGAGCAGGTCGAGGCCGCCACGCGCTTCCTCATGATGCCGGAGTACCTGAACTACCTGCTCACGGGTGTGATGGCCAACGAGTACACCAACGCGACGACGACGGGGATGCTCAACGCGCGTACGAAGGACTGGGAGTCCGGCGTGCTCGAGGCGTTTGGCATTCCTGCGGGCATGTTTGAGCGACCGGTGATGCCTGGCGCGACGATCGGGGGCCTGCTGCCGCGCTGGCGCGAGCGCGTGGGCTTTGATGCGCAGGTTATGCTGCCGGCTACGCACGACACCGGGTCGGGCTACCTCGCGATTCCAGCGACCGACGCCGACGCCGTCTACATCAGCAGCGGCACGTGGAGCCTGCTGGGCGTTGAGAACGAGGGGCCGATCACGAGCGACGCGGCGCGCCTCCAGAACTTCACGAACGAGGGCGGCTTCCAATATCGCTTCCGCTTCCTGAAGAACATCATGGGGCTGTGGATGATCCAGTCCATCCGTCGCGAGCTCAACGGCGTGGACTACGTGGCCGGCAAGGGCGGCGATCACGCGCGCGCTCGGGAAATGGCGGCCGCGATGGCGCCCGACGGCTCTGCCCACGAGTTCAGCTTCCCCGAGCTGGCGGAGCTTGCTCGCGGCTGTGAGAGCTTCACTTCCATCGTCAACGTCAACGACGATGCCTTCCTCGCGCCCGACTCCATGGTCGACGCCGTGTGCACGATGTGTCGGGAGACGGGCCAGGCCGAGCCTCAGAGCGTCGGCGAGGTCATGCAGTGCGTCTACCGTAGCCTTGTGCGCTGCTACGCCGAGGCCATCGAGGACCTGTCGTTTCTCACGGGGCGTCGCTACACGTCCATCAACATCGTGGGCGGCGGCTGTCAGGACACCTATCTCAACGAGCTCACGGCCCGGGCCACGGGCCTGCCGGTATATGCGGGCCCCGTCGAGGGCACAGCCCTTGGTAACCTCATGGTGCAGATGATCGCTGCCGGCGAGTTCGCCGATCTGGCCGCTGCCCGTGATGCGATACG